In Listeria cossartiae subsp. cossartiae, one genomic interval encodes:
- a CDS encoding methionine gamma-lyase family protein produces the protein MTDIQIIRKKVEAQIADLQYKTDEIAEFNQAKVLDAFQENKVSDFHFHPSTGYGYDDEGRDTLERVYASVFKTEAALVRPQIISGTHAISTVLFGILRPKDELLYITGQPYDTLEEIVGMRNQGQGSLKDFHIGYNSVPLQANGDVDFPAVAAKMTPNTRMIGIQRSRGYADRPSFTIEKIKEMISFVKKINPEVVVFVDNCYGEFAEYLEPTEVGADIIAGSLIKNPGGGLAKTGGYIAGTEALVDLCGYRLTTPGIGREAGASLYSLLEMYQGFFLAPHVTAQAIKGARFTAAMLAEFGVEADPVWDAPRTDLIQSVSFHDKEKMVAFAQDIQAASPVNAHVLPIGAYMPGYEDDVIMAAGTFIQGASLELTADGPIREPYQLYVQGGLTYEHIKIAVTRAIQKTL, from the coding sequence ATGACTGATATACAAATAATCAGAAAAAAAGTCGAAGCACAAATTGCCGACTTACAATATAAAACAGACGAAATTGCGGAATTTAATCAAGCGAAAGTATTGGACGCTTTTCAAGAAAATAAAGTAAGTGATTTTCATTTCCACCCATCGACGGGCTATGGTTATGATGATGAAGGCAGAGATACTTTAGAGCGCGTTTATGCAAGTGTGTTTAAAACAGAAGCAGCTCTTGTACGGCCGCAAATTATTTCAGGTACACACGCGATTTCTACGGTATTATTTGGGATTCTTCGCCCGAAAGACGAATTACTCTATATTACAGGGCAACCATACGATACATTAGAAGAAATTGTTGGCATGCGAAACCAAGGCCAAGGTTCTTTGAAAGATTTCCATATCGGCTATAATTCCGTGCCGTTACAAGCAAATGGAGATGTGGATTTCCCTGCTGTGGCTGCAAAAATGACACCGAATACGAGAATGATTGGGATTCAGCGTTCCCGCGGATATGCCGATAGACCCTCCTTTACAATCGAAAAAATAAAAGAAATGATTAGTTTCGTCAAAAAAATCAATCCTGAAGTAGTCGTTTTTGTTGATAATTGTTACGGAGAATTTGCGGAATATTTGGAGCCCACTGAAGTTGGCGCTGACATTATCGCGGGTTCTTTAATCAAAAATCCTGGTGGCGGTTTAGCGAAAACGGGTGGCTACATTGCTGGAACAGAAGCATTGGTTGATTTATGCGGTTACCGTTTGACTACTCCGGGGATAGGTAGAGAAGCAGGCGCATCGCTTTATAGTTTATTAGAAATGTATCAAGGTTTCTTTTTAGCGCCACATGTCACTGCCCAAGCAATCAAGGGAGCACGTTTCACAGCAGCTATGTTGGCTGAATTTGGCGTGGAAGCTGATCCGGTTTGGGACGCACCACGAACAGATTTAATCCAAAGCGTTTCCTTCCATGATAAAGAGAAAATGGTCGCTTTTGCTCAAGATATCCAAGCAGCTTCCCCAGTAAATGCCCACGTTTTACCAATCGGCGCTTATATGCCGGGTTACGAAGATGACGTGATAATGGCAGCTGGAACATTTATTCAAGGTGCGAGCTTGGAACTAACAGCAGATGGTCCAATTAGAGAGCCTTATCAACTCTATGTGCAAGGCGGACTTACTTACGAACACATCAAAATCGCAGTCACTCGAGCGATTCAAAAAACATTATAA
- a CDS encoding MerR family transcriptional regulator, producing MSEKEIRRSMPLFPIGPVMKLTDLTARQIRYYEDQGLIHPARNQGNHRLYSLQDIDVLLEIKDYLNDGLNIAGIKKMYQMQQKESKEPLTDDDVRKILRKEMQQAGRFVKQDATGKQQLPRF from the coding sequence GTGAGTGAAAAGGAAATCCGGAGATCGATGCCGCTGTTTCCAATTGGGCCTGTGATGAAGCTAACCGATCTCACCGCTAGACAAATTCGCTACTATGAAGACCAAGGATTAATCCATCCGGCACGCAATCAAGGAAATCACCGTTTGTACTCACTTCAAGACATTGATGTTCTGCTAGAGATAAAAGATTATTTGAATGATGGTCTGAATATTGCGGGAATTAAGAAAATGTATCAAATGCAGCAAAAAGAATCCAAAGAACCTTTAACAGATGATGATGTCCGCAAAATACTTAGAAAAGAAATGCAGCAAGCCGGTCGCTTCGTAAAGCAAGATGCGACAGGGAAACAACAATTACCAAGGTTTTAA